A genome region from Anopheles stephensi strain Indian chromosome 2, UCI_ANSTEP_V1.0, whole genome shotgun sequence includes the following:
- the LOC118505407 gene encoding neprilysin-4, which translates to MRCHASSGIKSATEVGPDTSPLAKHDKGLLSSMRSCMPDSSEDSGGCTLGIDQRTGRLHWCPGYRFVKILFVIPAAMLPIGLLFLLLSRFQVVGSVRLSSQLADPMSILGGSGEIGYFTEEQLAANHLPEEIDWAEEQSGDVERRCQPIPEKGPGESIDTEDRGLLRGIVRTSFIPSERRILPADCLGEPPLNLNQRQSPPATGAEPERRRVRKSLAWINDDRSSPASVRAAQVQIMKQYMDPHADPCDDFYQYACGNWDRVNPIPKDKAALDTFELLRESLDLVLKNLLLEGEPAGLHDVENALSTVRSPQLGKRATTTTASVTVAGTTDLLQDTITAAEKLHRVRKRGRADQNRSRRAVQNKLIIRSAQVKRVRKRELLINDDAEMKARHLFVSCMNYALIEQRGLEPLRTLLHSLGGWPVLEPDTWDEANFDWLNLTAALRRYNNDVLIVEWVGPDIKNSDENIVQFDQTSLGLPTRDYYLQPGNRKYLEAYRQFMVEVIGLLGVPADTARAATDEMIDFETQLANITSTPEERNNVSTLYRKLILEQLHEEVPEIDWTRYLTIVTERPVNGSAFVVMFAMGYMRELVELLNQTEPRIVANYLLWRFVRHRINNLDDRFLGAKQRFSNALFGRERNPPRWKNCVTQVNANMGMAVGAMFVRRYFDENSKRDTLTMTHELQDAFREILDRTSWIDAPTRRLAEQKVNAMSLRIGYPDFILDTSQLNARYATLQIHPDRYFENTLNVLSHIRRTDQEKLGQPVNKTAWHTAPAVVNAYYSRNKNQIMFPAGILQPPFYHRHLPKAINYGGIGVVIGHELTHGFDDKGRLFDRDGNLYRWWSDQAIEAFHERAACLVQQYSRYTIDEVGVQLDGENTQGENIADNGGIKQAFLAYNKWLAAQTDRRVLEAETLPGLNVTRTQLFFLNFAQIWCGAMRPEATRNKLKTAVHSPGRFRVIGTLSNSEDFAREYNCPVGSFMNPADKCSVW; encoded by the coding sequence ATGAGGTGTCACGCTAGCAGCGGCATCAAAAGTGCAACGGAAGTAGGGCCCGATACATCACCGCTAGCCAAGCACGATAAGGGACTGTTGTCGTCGATGAGGTCGTGCATGCCGGACAGCAGTGAGGACAGCGGTGGCTGTACACTTGGCATCGACCAGCGCACGGGCCGCCTGCACTGGTGCCCAGGGTACAGGTTCGTGAAGATCCTGTTCGTAATACCGGCAGCGATGCTTCCGATCGGTTTGCTGTTTCTGCTGTTATCTCGGTTTCAGGTGGTTGGATCGGTTAGACTCAGCAGCCAGCTGGCTGACCCGATGAGCATTCTCGGTGGAAGCGGCGAGATTGGCTACTTTACCGAGGAGCAGCTGGCGGCCAACCACCTACCGGAGGAGATCGACTGGGCGGAGGAGCAGTCCGGTGACGTTGAGCGTCGCTGTCAACCCATACCCGAAAAGGGACCCGGTGAAAGCATCGATACGGAGGATCGGGGACTGTTGCGGGGTATCGTGAGGACTTCCTTCATTCCTTCCGAGCGACGTATCCTGCCCGCTGATTGCTTGGGCGAGCCGCCTTTAAATCTTAACCAACGGCAGTCCCCACCTGCCACTGGTGCCGAGCCCGAGCGACGACGCGTCCGAAAGTCTTTGGCTTGGATCAACGATGATCGAAGCAGTCCGGCGAGTGTTCGGGCCGCCCAGGTGCAGATCATGAAGCAGTACATGGATCCGCACGCTGATCCGTGTGATGATTTCTACCAGTACGCGTGCGGTAACTGGGATCGAGTGAATCCGATACCCAAAGACAAAGCCGCCCTAGACACATTCGAGCTGTTGCGCGAGAGTCTCGATTTGGTGCTGAAAAACCTGCTGCTCGAGGGTGAACCGGCGGGGCTGCACGATGTGGAAAATGCGCTGTCGACCGTACGATCGCCACAGCTTGGCAAAAGGGCTACAACCACAACAGCCTCGGTTACGGTGGCTGGAACGACCGATCTGTTGCAAGACACGATCACAGCCGCAGAAAAACTGCATCGCGTACGAAAGCGTGGCCGCGCCGATCAGAACCGTTCCCGGCGTGCTGTGCAAAATAAGCTTATCATACGCTCAGCGCAAGTAAAGCGCGTCCGCAAGCGTGAGCTACTTATCAACGATGATGCCGAAATGAAGGCGCGTCATCTGTTCGTGTCGTGTATGAACTACGCTCTAATTGAGCAACGCGGATTGGAACCGTTGCGCACACTGCTGCACAGTCTCGGTGGCTGGCCCGTGCTCGAACCGGACACCTGGGACGAGGCGAACTTCGATTGGCTCAATCTTACGGCAGCGCTGCGGCGCTACAACAATGACGTGCTGATCGTCGAATGGGTTGGCCCGGATATTAAGAACTCGGACGAGAACATCGTGCAGTTCGATCAAACTTCGCTGGGCCTGCCGACGCGTGACTACTACCTGCAGCCAGGCAATCGGAAATATCTGGAAGCGTACCGCCAGTTTATGGTGGAGGTGATCGGATTGCTCGGTGTGCCGGCCGACACAGCGCGGGCGGCAACGGATGAGATGATCGACTTTGAAACGCAGCTGGCCAACATCACCAGTACGCCGGAGGAGCGTAACAACGTGTCCACGCTGTACCGCAAGCTGATCCTGGAACAGCTGCACGAAGAGGTGCCTGAAATAGACTGGACGCGCTACCTGACGATCGTAACGGAGCGGCCAGTCAATGGGTCGGCCTTTGTCGTGATGTTTGCGATGGGCTACATGCGCGAGCTGGTGGAGCTGCTCAACCAGACGGAGCCACGCATCGTGGCCAACTATCTGCTGTGGCGCTTTGTGCGGCACCGTATCAACAATCTGGACGATCGCTTTCTCGGCGCAAAGCAGCGCTTCTCGAACGCACTGTTCGGGCGTGAACGGAACCCGCCCCGCTGGAAGAACTGTGTTACGCAGGTGAACGCCAACATGGGCATGGCGGTGGGCGCTATGTTCGTGCGGCGCTACTTTGACGAGAACAGCAAGCGAGACACGCTCACGATGACGCATGAGCTGCAGGACGCGTTCCGCGAAATTCTCGACCGCACTAGCTGGATTGATGCGCCAACACGGCGGCTAGCCGAGCAGAAGGTGAACGCCATGTCCTTACGCATCGGCTATCCGGACTTTATTCTCGATACGAGCCAGCTCAATGCGCGCTACGCCACGCTCCAGATCCACCCGGACCGATACTTCGAGAACACGCTGAACGTGCTCAGCCACATACGGCGCACCGATCAGGAGAAGCTCGGCCAGCCGGTGAATAAGACGGCCTGGCATACGGCACCGGCGGTGGTCAATGCGTACTACAGCAGAAACAAGAACCAGATCATGTTCCCGGCCGGCATTTTGCAGCCACCGTTCTACCACCGCCATCTACCGAAGGCCATCAACTACGGTGGCATAGGGGTCGTGATTGGGCACGAGCTGACGCACGGGTTCGACGACAAGGGGCGACTGTTCGATCGCGACGGCAATCTGTACCGCTGGTGGAGCGATCAGGCGATCGAGGCGTTCCACGAGCGGGCTGCCTGTCTGGTGCAGCAGTACAGTCGGTACACGATCGACGAGGTCGGTGTGCAGCTGGACGGGGAAAATACGCAGGGCGAAAACATTGCCGACAACGGCGGTATCAAGCAAGCCTTCCTTGCCTACAACAAATGGCTCGCGGCCCAAACGGACCGCCGTGTGCTGGAGGCGGAAACACTGCCCGGGCTGAACGTCACCCGGACGCAActattttttcttaatttcgCCCAAATTTGGTGCGGTGCGATGCGCCCGGAAGCGACCCGGAACAAGCTCAAAACAGCGGTCCACAGCCCGGGAAGGTTCCGGGTCATAGGGACACTGTCCAATTCGGAGGACTTTGCGCGCGAATATAACTGCCCGGTGGGAAGCTTCATGAATCCGGCCGACAAGTGTAGCGTTTGGTAG